Proteins from a single region of Streptomyces spectabilis:
- a CDS encoding CapA family protein → MTQRIRAAARHPHPSHRALALLAAAVAAATAACGAPAAPDHDERRDSRQQPAPALSAAGGSTGASRPFTLVASGDVLPHASIIRKARADAGGDGYDFAPMLAGARRVVAPADLAICHMETVYGANGDYTGYPTFKSPPQVATGLKATGYDACSTASNHTLDAGTAGIHRTLAALDKAGIKHAGSGRTATEGRSPAWLRAGGAKVAQLAYTYGTNDIPLPQGRPWSVNLIDRERIVADARAARTAGADVVVVSLHWGSEWQDAPDRQQLRLGRQLTAARTAGRPDIDLILGTHAHVPQAYEKVNGTWVVYGMGDQIAGDMINHAGAHDPRGNQGTVGRFTFAPPAAPGGRWEVAKAEFVPHWFDTGAGRVVNLNAALDRGADVRDVRDRIRRVVLSRGAAEDGLVMGK, encoded by the coding sequence ATGACACAGCGCATCCGGGCCGCCGCCCGGCACCCGCACCCCTCCCACCGGGCCCTGGCCCTCCTCGCGGCCGCGGTGGCCGCCGCCACCGCGGCCTGCGGCGCCCCCGCCGCGCCGGACCACGACGAGCGCCGGGACTCCCGGCAGCAGCCCGCGCCCGCCCTCTCCGCGGCGGGCGGCAGCACGGGCGCGTCCCGCCCGTTCACGCTCGTCGCCTCCGGCGACGTCCTGCCGCACGCCTCGATCATCCGCAAGGCCCGGGCGGACGCGGGCGGCGACGGCTACGACTTCGCGCCGATGCTCGCGGGCGCCCGGCGCGTCGTCGCCCCCGCGGACCTGGCGATCTGTCACATGGAGACGGTGTACGGCGCGAACGGCGACTACACCGGCTACCCCACCTTCAAGTCCCCGCCGCAGGTGGCCACCGGCCTCAAGGCGACCGGCTACGACGCCTGCTCCACCGCCTCCAATCACACCCTCGACGCCGGGACCGCCGGCATCCACCGCACCCTCGCGGCGCTCGACAAGGCCGGCATCAAGCACGCCGGGTCGGGCCGCACCGCCACCGAGGGCCGCTCGCCCGCCTGGCTGCGCGCGGGCGGCGCGAAGGTCGCCCAGCTGGCCTACACGTACGGCACGAACGACATCCCGCTGCCCCAGGGCAGGCCCTGGTCGGTGAACCTCATCGACCGCGAGCGCATCGTCGCCGACGCCCGCGCCGCCCGGACGGCGGGCGCCGACGTGGTCGTCGTCTCGCTGCACTGGGGCTCCGAATGGCAGGACGCGCCCGACCGTCAGCAGCTGCGCCTGGGCCGCCAGCTGACGGCCGCGCGCACGGCGGGCCGCCCCGACATCGACCTGATCCTCGGCACCCACGCCCACGTGCCGCAGGCGTACGAGAAGGTCAACGGCACCTGGGTCGTCTACGGCATGGGCGACCAGATCGCGGGCGACATGATCAACCACGCGGGCGCCCATGACCCGCGCGGCAACCAGGGCACTGTCGGCCGCTTCACCTTCGCCCCGCCCGCGGCACCCGGCGGCCGCTGGGAGGTGGCGAAGGCCGAGTTCGTCCCCCACTGGTTCGACACCGGGGCCGGACGCGTCGTCAACCTCAACGCGGCCCTGGACCGGGGCGCCGACGTACGGGACGTGCGCGACCGCATCCGCCGTGTCGTCCTGAGCCGCGGTGCCGCCGAGGACGGTCTGGTGATGGGGAAGTGA
- a CDS encoding universal stress protein — MTEEPIQQPSQQFERGTDGPKVIVVGVDGSDSSLRAAAYAGGLARRQRALLAVVYVQPVLAAGAALGAPVAETTDEIAEGLIAEIRDATERVKGIFDVRWEFHTFRGDPYNGLVTAADELKADAVVVGASEQAGHRIVGSVAVRLVKAGRWPVTVVP, encoded by the coding sequence GTGACCGAAGAGCCGATTCAGCAGCCGTCCCAGCAGTTCGAACGGGGCACCGACGGCCCCAAGGTGATCGTCGTCGGTGTCGACGGCTCGGATTCCTCGCTGCGCGCCGCGGCATATGCCGGTGGCCTGGCCCGACGGCAGCGGGCGCTGCTCGCCGTGGTGTACGTCCAGCCGGTGCTCGCGGCGGGCGCCGCGCTCGGGGCGCCGGTCGCGGAGACCACCGACGAGATCGCCGAGGGTCTGATCGCCGAGATCCGGGACGCCACGGAGCGCGTGAAGGGCATATTCGACGTGCGCTGGGAGTTCCACACCTTCCGCGGCGACCCGTACAACGGCCTGGTCACGGCCGCCGACGAGCTGAAGGCCGACGCCGTCGTGGTGGGCGCGTCCGAGCAGGCGGGCCACCGCATCGTCGGCTCGGTGGCCGTGCGTCTGGTGAAGGCCGGGCGCTGGCCGGTCACAGTGGTGCCGTAG
- the lysX gene encoding bifunctional lysylphosphatidylglycerol synthetase/lysine--tRNA ligase LysX gives MSATVQEPGAAGGTRPGGLRVSGLNRVPEVFAAFFGTLGLCCAVLAVIAPLRRLLRPVIRFLDQLTVPVSPNLAYAVFLFLLAAAIAARKKVAWWLVVVYLGLLVAFDVLGFALGYWGESLPSFVVCGVALVVLILARAEFYADSRRGALWRAVAVLAAGLGIAVLLGWGLVELFPGTLPRGERLLWAANRVCGGLLQGHDYFDGSPPRPLYFFLGLFGALALLNAAATLFRSQRMEAALHGDEEPRIRALLGAYGDQDSLGYFATRRDKAVVFSPSGKAAVTYRVEAGVCLASGDPVGDREAWPHAIGAWLDVARRYAWAPAVMGASEDGATAFARAGLGALQLGDEAILHVPDFDLDGRDMRVTRQAVNRVRRTGATARVRRHATLTDEEMEAIVDRADAWRDTETERGFSMALDRLGDPEDGDCLLVEALDPDGKLLALLSFVPWGRDGISLDLMRRDRSAPNGVMEFMVAEVCAVAPKLGVRRISLNFAVFRSVFEEGARIGAGPVLRLWRKLLLFFSKWWQLEALYRSNAKYHPEWYPRFLCYGDTGSLARIGLASGIAEGFVSVPSLRKLWGKGHKPRGVTKPATTEGLPSIAALGLGGRADAGLDPLDALPEQVRIRHRALERLRAEGVDPYPVGIPPRTHELAAIGPDLVGERVTVAGRVMLVRDFGGVVFAVLRDWSGDLQLALTRDRSGPAVLDAFTARTDIGDHVTATGEVGRSDRGQLTVFVTSWQLTGKCLRPLPDKRRGLADPEAKVRRRYLDLVASPAARDVVRARSTAVQALRQGLLDRGYLEVETPMLQQIHGGANARPFTTHINAYDLDLYLRIAPELYLKRLCVGGLEKVFEMGRTFRNEGVSYKHNPEFTMLEAYQAFADYDVMLDLTRELIQGAATAAFGTPVARKDGQEYDISGPWPVKTVHGALSEALGEELDADTPLERLHRLCDRAHVPYTADDGRGDVVLEMYERLVEERTQLPTFYKDFPTDVSPLTRQHRADPRLAERWDLVAFGTELGTAYSELTDPVEQRRRLTAQSLLAAGGDPEAMELDEDFLDALEYAMPPTGGLGIGVDRLVMFLTGLTIRETLPFPLVRRR, from the coding sequence ATGAGTGCCACCGTGCAGGAGCCGGGCGCCGCGGGCGGCACGCGCCCCGGCGGCCTCCGCGTCAGCGGCCTCAACCGCGTGCCCGAGGTGTTCGCGGCCTTCTTCGGCACCCTCGGCCTGTGCTGCGCGGTGCTCGCCGTGATCGCGCCGCTGCGGCGGCTGCTGCGGCCCGTGATCCGCTTCCTCGACCAGCTCACCGTGCCGGTCAGCCCGAACCTCGCCTACGCCGTCTTCCTCTTCCTGCTCGCCGCGGCCATCGCGGCCCGCAAGAAGGTCGCCTGGTGGCTCGTGGTGGTCTATCTGGGCCTCCTCGTCGCCTTCGACGTCCTCGGCTTCGCCCTCGGCTACTGGGGCGAGTCGCTGCCGTCCTTCGTCGTCTGCGGCGTGGCGCTCGTCGTGCTGATCCTGGCGCGCGCCGAGTTCTACGCCGACTCGCGCCGCGGCGCCCTGTGGCGGGCCGTCGCCGTGCTCGCCGCCGGGCTCGGCATCGCGGTCCTCCTCGGCTGGGGCCTCGTCGAGCTCTTCCCCGGCACGCTGCCCCGCGGCGAGCGGCTGCTGTGGGCGGCGAACCGGGTCTGCGGCGGCCTCCTGCAGGGCCACGACTACTTCGACGGCTCACCGCCGCGCCCGCTGTACTTCTTCCTCGGCCTGTTCGGCGCCCTCGCGCTGCTGAACGCCGCCGCCACGCTCTTCCGCTCCCAGCGCATGGAAGCCGCCCTGCACGGCGACGAGGAGCCCCGCATCCGGGCCCTGCTCGGCGCCTACGGCGACCAGGACTCGCTCGGCTACTTCGCCACCCGGCGCGACAAGGCCGTCGTCTTCTCGCCCAGCGGCAAGGCCGCCGTCACCTACCGCGTCGAGGCCGGCGTCTGCCTGGCGAGCGGCGACCCCGTCGGCGACCGCGAGGCCTGGCCGCACGCCATCGGCGCCTGGCTCGACGTGGCCCGGCGCTACGCCTGGGCGCCCGCCGTGATGGGCGCGTCCGAGGACGGCGCGACGGCCTTCGCCCGCGCCGGGCTCGGGGCGCTCCAGCTCGGCGACGAGGCCATCCTGCACGTGCCGGACTTCGACCTGGACGGCCGCGACATGCGCGTCACGCGCCAGGCCGTGAACCGGGTCCGGCGCACCGGCGCCACCGCCCGCGTCCGCCGCCACGCCACCCTCACCGACGAGGAGATGGAGGCGATCGTCGACAGGGCGGACGCCTGGCGGGACACCGAGACCGAGCGCGGCTTCTCCATGGCGCTCGACCGGCTCGGCGACCCCGAGGACGGCGACTGCCTGCTCGTCGAGGCCCTCGATCCCGACGGCAAGCTGCTCGCCCTGCTGTCCTTCGTGCCCTGGGGCAGGGACGGCATCTCGCTCGACCTGATGCGCCGCGACCGCAGTGCGCCCAACGGCGTCATGGAGTTCATGGTCGCCGAGGTGTGCGCCGTGGCGCCCAAGCTCGGCGTACGGCGGATCTCGCTGAACTTCGCGGTGTTCCGCTCCGTCTTCGAGGAGGGCGCCCGCATCGGCGCGGGCCCCGTCCTGCGCCTGTGGCGCAAGCTGCTGCTCTTCTTCTCCAAGTGGTGGCAGCTGGAGGCCCTCTACCGCTCCAACGCCAAGTACCACCCCGAGTGGTACCCGCGGTTCCTCTGCTACGGCGACACCGGCTCGCTCGCCCGCATCGGCCTGGCCTCCGGCATCGCCGAGGGCTTCGTCTCCGTGCCCTCGCTGCGCAAGCTCTGGGGCAAGGGCCACAAGCCCCGGGGCGTCACCAAGCCCGCCACCACCGAGGGCCTGCCGTCCATCGCCGCGCTCGGCCTCGGCGGCCGCGCCGACGCCGGGCTCGACCCCCTCGACGCGCTGCCCGAGCAGGTCCGCATCCGCCACCGGGCCCTGGAGCGGCTGCGCGCCGAAGGCGTCGACCCCTACCCGGTGGGCATCCCGCCGCGCACCCACGAACTGGCCGCGATCGGCCCGGACCTGGTGGGGGAGCGGGTCACGGTCGCGGGCCGCGTCATGCTGGTGCGCGACTTCGGCGGCGTCGTCTTCGCCGTCCTGCGCGACTGGTCCGGCGACCTCCAGCTCGCCCTCACCCGCGACCGCTCGGGCCCCGCCGTCCTGGACGCCTTCACCGCCCGCACCGACATCGGCGACCACGTCACCGCCACCGGCGAGGTCGGCCGCAGCGACCGCGGCCAGCTCACCGTCTTCGTCACCTCCTGGCAGCTCACCGGCAAGTGCCTGCGCCCCCTTCCCGACAAGCGCCGCGGCCTCGCCGACCCCGAGGCCAAGGTGCGCCGCCGCTATCTCGACCTGGTCGCGAGCCCCGCCGCCCGCGACGTCGTGCGGGCCCGCTCCACCGCCGTCCAGGCGCTCCGCCAGGGCCTGCTCGACCGCGGCTACCTGGAGGTCGAGACGCCGATGCTCCAGCAGATCCACGGCGGCGCCAACGCCCGGCCCTTCACCACCCACATCAACGCCTACGACCTCGACCTGTATCTGCGCATCGCCCCGGAGCTGTACCTCAAACGGCTGTGCGTGGGCGGCCTGGAGAAGGTCTTCGAGATGGGCCGCACCTTCCGCAACGAAGGCGTCTCGTACAAGCACAACCCCGAGTTCACGATGCTGGAGGCCTACCAGGCCTTCGCCGACTACGACGTGATGCTCGACCTCACCCGCGAGCTGATCCAGGGCGCCGCCACCGCCGCCTTCGGCACGCCCGTCGCCCGCAAGGACGGCCAGGAGTACGACATCTCAGGGCCCTGGCCCGTCAAGACCGTGCACGGCGCGCTGTCCGAGGCCCTCGGCGAGGAGCTCGACGCCGACACGCCGCTGGAGCGCCTGCACCGCCTGTGCGACCGCGCCCACGTGCCGTACACAGCCGACGACGGGCGCGGCGACGTGGTCCTGGAGATGTACGAGCGGCTCGTCGAGGAGCGGACCCAGCTGCCCACCTTCTACAAGGACTTCCCCACCGACGTCTCCCCGCTGACCCGCCAGCACCGCGCGGACCCGCGCCTGGCCGAGCGCTGGGACCTCGTCGCCTTCGGCACCGAACTGGGCACCGCCTACTCGGAGTTGACCGACCCCGTCGAGCAGCGCCGCCGCCTGACCGCGCAGTCGCTGCTCGCCGCCGGGGGCGACCCGGAGGCCATGGAGCTGGACGAGGACTTCCTCGACGCCCTGGAGTACGCGATGCCGCCCACCGGCGGCCTCGGCATCGGCGTCGACCGGCTCGTCATGTTCCTCACCGGCCTGACCATTCGCGAGACGCTCCCGTTCCCCCTGGTCCGCCGCCGTTGA
- a CDS encoding zf-HC2 domain-containing protein — translation MRSLERHRDAGAYALGVLDRADAFRFEDHLMDCPHCRAEVDELALPARMLRAHGRELPPVPDPLLLDRLLGEAARSRRLRRRAWLGAVAAGLALAAAPTAAVLNPADPAPLRAAATDARGDLAAVLTARPYAWGTAVDLRVRDAAGRRVCALVAVGVDGAEETVTTWRGAGRALTTHGGTGLGPDRIDHFEVRAAGGARLLTLRPH, via the coding sequence ATGAGGTCCCTGGAGCGCCACCGCGACGCCGGAGCCTATGCGCTCGGCGTCCTCGACCGGGCGGACGCGTTCCGCTTCGAGGACCACCTCATGGACTGCCCGCACTGCCGGGCCGAGGTCGACGAACTCGCCCTGCCCGCGCGGATGCTGCGCGCCCACGGCCGGGAGCTGCCGCCCGTCCCCGACCCGCTGCTGCTCGACCGCCTGCTCGGCGAGGCCGCGCGCTCGCGGCGCCTCCGGCGCAGGGCCTGGCTCGGCGCCGTGGCGGCCGGTCTGGCGCTCGCCGCCGCCCCCACCGCGGCCGTGCTCAACCCGGCGGATCCCGCCCCGCTGCGCGCCGCCGCGACCGACGCGCGCGGCGACCTCGCGGCCGTCCTCACCGCCCGCCCGTACGCCTGGGGCACCGCGGTCGACCTCCGGGTGCGGGACGCGGCGGGGCGGCGCGTCTGCGCCCTCGTCGCCGTCGGGGTCGACGGCGCCGAGGAGACCGTGACGACCTGGCGCGGCGCGGGGCGGGCGCTGACGACGCACGGCGGCACGGGGCTCGGCCCCGACCGCATCGACCACTTCGAGGTACGCGCCGCGGGCGGAGCCAGGCTGCTCACCCTCCGCCCCCACTGA
- a CDS encoding amino acid permease, which translates to MAGLRMGQGVLRRKPIEHIEETEAGGGGTRLTRSLGLWQLTAIGVGGIIGAGIFTLAGTVANEKAGPAVLISFLIAGVASAAAAFSYAEFAGLIPKAGSAYTYGYVVLGEITGWFIGWDLLLEYTAIVAVVAIGISGYFNFLLNEMGADLPNWMLGAPGTGDGHKVDLFAAVLCLFIAYMLTLGIKNAARFEMVVVVLKVLVVLLVIGVGFFHVETGNYSPFFPFGVSGAFTGAATVFFAVFGYDAMSTAAEESKDAQRHMPKAILYSLAISMVLYVLACLVLTGMQDYKDIDPESGFSSAFKAVGLSGLADVIAVGAIIGILTVMFTFMLGCTRVWFSMSRDGLLPKWFAKTHPTRHVPTRVTWIVGFASAAIAGFLPIGEAAELTNIGILLAFVVVCIAVIVLRYKQPDLPRTFRCPGMPVVPAIGVVFSIWLITFLEWQTWVRFAVWFAVGLVVYFAYSYRKSELARSERGEPRDPGPAA; encoded by the coding sequence ATGGCCGGACTACGGATGGGGCAGGGCGTCCTGCGGCGCAAGCCCATCGAGCACATCGAGGAGACCGAGGCGGGCGGCGGTGGCACGCGGCTCACCCGCTCCCTCGGCCTGTGGCAGCTCACCGCGATCGGCGTGGGCGGCATCATCGGCGCCGGGATCTTCACGCTCGCCGGGACCGTGGCGAACGAGAAGGCCGGGCCCGCGGTCCTCATCTCGTTCCTCATCGCGGGCGTCGCCAGCGCCGCCGCGGCGTTCTCCTACGCCGAGTTCGCGGGCCTGATCCCCAAGGCGGGCTCGGCCTACACCTACGGCTACGTGGTGCTCGGCGAGATCACCGGCTGGTTCATCGGCTGGGACCTGCTCCTCGAGTACACGGCGATCGTGGCGGTGGTCGCGATCGGCATCTCCGGGTACTTCAACTTCCTGCTGAACGAGATGGGCGCGGACCTGCCGAACTGGATGCTGGGCGCGCCCGGCACCGGTGACGGCCACAAGGTGGACCTGTTCGCCGCCGTCCTGTGTCTGTTCATCGCGTACATGCTCACCCTCGGGATCAAGAACGCGGCGCGCTTCGAGATGGTCGTCGTGGTCCTGAAGGTGCTCGTCGTCCTCCTCGTCATCGGCGTCGGCTTCTTCCACGTGGAGACCGGCAACTACTCGCCGTTCTTCCCCTTCGGCGTCAGCGGCGCCTTCACGGGCGCGGCCACGGTGTTCTTCGCCGTCTTCGGGTACGACGCGATGAGCACGGCCGCCGAGGAGTCCAAGGACGCGCAGCGCCACATGCCGAAGGCCATCCTGTACTCGCTGGCGATCTCGATGGTCCTGTACGTCCTCGCCTGTCTGGTCCTGACGGGCATGCAGGACTACAAGGACATCGACCCGGAGAGCGGCTTCTCCTCGGCGTTCAAGGCGGTGGGCCTGAGCGGGCTCGCGGACGTGATCGCGGTGGGCGCGATCATCGGCATCCTCACGGTGATGTTCACGTTCATGCTGGGCTGCACGCGCGTGTGGTTCTCGATGAGCCGCGACGGGCTCCTGCCGAAGTGGTTCGCCAAGACGCACCCGACGCGGCACGTGCCGACGCGCGTGACGTGGATCGTCGGGTTCGCCTCGGCCGCGATCGCCGGATTCCTGCCGATCGGCGAGGCGGCGGAGCTGACCAACATCGGCATCCTGCTGGCCTTCGTCGTGGTGTGCATCGCGGTGATCGTGCTCCGCTACAAGCAGCCCGACCTGCCGCGCACCTTCCGCTGCCCGGGCATGCCGGTGGTGCCCGCGATCGGGGTGGTCTTCTCGATCTGGCTCATCACGTTCCTGGAGTGGCAGACCTGGGTCCGCTTCGCGGTGTGGTTCGCGGTGGGCCTGGTGGTGTACTTCGCGTACTCGTACCGCAAGTCGGAACTCGCCCGGAGCGAGCGGGGCGAGCCGCGGGACCCGGGTCCGGCCGCGTGA